CCCTTATAGCATGTCAAGCCACCCTTCTAACTAACTTGggaagagctttgagatcctcaggcaGCGGGAGCTGTAAGTGCGAAAGGTCTTTGCCTCTGCAGCCTGGTGCTCTGATGACCCCGTGGTAACTTTTTTCACACCCCTCTCAGTGCTCATGGAACCGTCCATCGCAGGGTCAGATTCTCTCgccggggtgggtgggggaggtcaCTGCAGCATGTGGTGGGAGTCACAGTGCTGATTTGCCCTCCCTTCCTAGCCGCAGGGGGAGCGTGGTCTGTGACACCCCCTCCTCCTGAGGAACGAGGGGTGTGCGTGCGGGTGTTTGGTGCAAGCAGCTGGCTGGATCATGTGATCCATACCTGGAGGCCTGGCATAGTAACTGATGCTGCTGTGTAATTAAAAAGCAGCCAAGAGTCATGCAAGCACATTCACTGCACATGCAGCTCGGGGTGGGGTCCCAGCAGCTTCTCACTTCCCCTTCCCTCGTGGCCTATGAATCCTGGCCAGGATTTCGTCAACCCTTCACTGGGGCTGCGTGACTCCCCCACACTGGCTCTGCCTGTGCTCCCCACCCTTTTAGCAGACTAACACAGCACCCACTGTGGATGGAAGGGTTGTGACTGGCCTCCCCTGGTGTCAGGTCCTAGTCCCAGCAAGAGGGGAAGGAGATGGTTCCTTTCATGATAAACCCCAGGTTTCAcagagcacttttcatcagtagctctcGATGTGCTCTAACAAAGGAGGTGTCATTAGCTCTgtttttacagctggggaaactgaggcatggggcaaGGAAGGGCCATGTCCAAGGTCAccaagcaggccagtggcagagctgggaatagaaacgaGATCCCcggagtcctagtccagtgctctatccactaggccaatcTGCCTCTTAAAGGACCCAGAAGCCTCTCTGCAAAAGTACATCTTTGGCCTTTTCCCTAGGCAGCTACAAGTCCCAACCAATTTCCCACCCTTGGGGGGGTCCATCCTCTTTTGCAGCGTTCACTGTCATTCCTGGGAGGGGCTCCTAGATGCACATGCAGTCCCCACTGGGTTAGTATTATCCGGGGCATGTCGGAAGACCCTTTTCTCCACAGTGCAGTTGTAGTAGTGGGAGAAAGGATGTGAAATTGACGTGGTGGGGTTTGGTGGCTCTGTTCGGGAAGGGTTCCAGGCCTGATAAGCTCAGTTAGCAAATCAAAGGCCGTTTTTCTTTTCTAGTAGGTTTGGAGGCAACGTAACCGATTGGCTAGTGCTCCAGGAGAGCTGGCGTTCTGGTCCCGGCTCTGGAGAGATCGCTAGCTCGGTTTCCCTCGCGTGCGCCCTTTGTCTTGGCTGTTCAGAGGACGAGATCTTCAGGGCAAGGATCGTATCGTGCTATGTCTCTGCTCAGTACCTGGCTTGGTGGGGCCTTGTAACAGAGCTGGAATTCAGCCCCATGGTCATGGCAACTCCAGTGAGTTGCTCTAGAGTGGACCTCATTAAGCAGAGCTATGCCTACTTGACGGATTGGGGTGATCAGGGGAGAGCAAAGAGACTAATTAGCCCCCGAGGCAGAGGGTGGAGAAGACCCAGTTAGGAAGTGCAAAGGGAAGATACCTTTCCTCTGGCCACGGGAGCTAAGGGGTGTACGTCACCTTAGCTACGGGCTGCACGAGGCTGTAAAGGTGACGGGGAGAACGCTGTGAAACAAACCATGTGCGAGGCTCACCACAAGAAGGTCTCCGAGCTGTTTGTAACTTGGAAATAGACAGAGGCAGGACCCCACCCTCTTAATTGGCCTGACAAGGAGCACCTGGATGGGAACACGCAGCCCAGGTTCATTTTATGGGCCAGCCGCCCAGTTATCGGCCTCAATCGCAGCTGGTGCCTCTAGGTGCTTCTGTAACACAACTCATTCTTTTTACACTCTCCCAGCACCCTTGTCCTGCTCTAGCGCCTTCCAGCCGAAGCCTGCAGAGTGCTTTGCAAACCCCTAGGTGGAATATACCCGTGTGCTGGAGCATCCAGTGATgagggggctcccagctcccctaatGATTGACCCACCCTTCCTCTGAAGGGCTACAGACACCATCCGAAAGCAAGTGGGCAGGAATCAAATGCCTGAGAGGCTCCGTAAATGGGCTAGGAACTTGGGGGGAGGAAATATTGAAAGAGGAGACAAAATGTATTGCATTCTCTTCTGGctttgtgtgttctctctgccGATTGTAGCCTCTCTGGAGAAGAGAGAACCCTGTGTCCGTCCGTGTTCTCAGGGCCGAGCACAATTTAGAGCTAtataattttttcccccaaaagcaATTTACAGCTCCCCAATccaatcgtgtgtgtgtgtgtgtgtgtgtgtaataataataattacattgGCACATGTGGCTATAAATAACTTTAATTGGAATCATTGGGTTGCTGATGTTTTCGACGGTCTGGCAGCAGTAGGTACAGGAGCAGCAGGATGCATGCTATCAAACGGGGGTTTGATTTCTTGCCAGTCACTGGTTTGTCCTGGTGGCTTCTCCCGTCCTAACCCCTCGTGTTGACCGTGGGCAACGTTTTCAAAAGCGGCGGCTGAAGCAGCCTGGGTGTGAtttttcagaggggctgagccctgcttgGGTTTGGCTGGCAACCTACAACTGGTTCCAATCTGCCCTGATACCATTTATTATGACCTGTTCCTTATATTATCCACTGAATGGGTCATCCTGCATCTAAAAATGGTGCTTAAATTCCTTTGTGTAGTTCCTGATAAATCCTCAGATTCTTCATTCAGAAAAGATTCTTTTTAAATctagggccagattcccagctgctgtgaATGGATTTCACTGGAGTGAGACTAGTGAATGATCTAGCAGCTAGCTCATTGACCGATCTCACTCCAGtgaaatcatagattcatagactctaggactggaagggacctcgagaggtcatcgagtccagtcccctgccctcatggcaggaccaaatactgtctagaccatccctaatagacatttatctaacctactcttaaatatctccagagatggagattccacaacttccctaggcaatctattccagtgtttaactaccctgacagttaggaaatttttcctaatgtccaacctaaatctcccttgctgcagtttaagcccattgcttcttgttctatcattggaggctaaggtgaacaagttttctccctcctcctgatgacacccttttagatatctgaaaacttctatcatgtctcctctcagtcttctcttttccaaactaaacaaacccttcagccttctttcataggtcatgttctcaagacctttaatcattcttgttgctcttctctggaccctctccaatttccccacatctttcttgaaatgcggtgcccagaactggacacaatactccagttgaggcctaaccagcgcagagtaaagcggaagaatgacttctcatgccttgtttacaacacacctgttaatgcatcccagaatcacatttgctttttttgcaacagtatcacactgttgactcatattaagcttgtagtccactatgacccctagatctctttctgccatactccttcctagacagtctcctcccattctgtatgtgtgaaactgattgttccttcctaagtggagtactttgcatttgtctttattgaacttcatcctgtttacctcagaccatttctccaatttgtccagatcgttttgaattttgaccttgtcctccaaagcagttgcaatccctcccagtttgatatcgtctgcaaacttaataagcgtactttctatgccaacatctaaattgttgatgaagatattgaacagagccggtcccaaaacagacccctgcggaaccccacttgttatacctttccagcaggattgggagccattaataactactctctgagtacggttatccagccagttatgcacccatcttatagtagccccatctaaattgtactttcctagtttatctataagaatatcatgtgagaccgtatcaaatgccttactaaagtctaggtatatcacatccaccgcttctcccttatccacaaggctcgttatcctatcaaagaacgctatcagattagtttgacacgatttgttctttacaaatccaaatCAATTGATCTCAGATTCTAGCCTTTAATTGTTATTCTCTACACTCCTGATGCTGCACTCAGCTTGGAAGGGCGGCACACTAGTTTGGTCACTTTCATTCATTAACAGCCATTCTGCTGCGTTAATTCCAGGATGGGCTTTTCAGATATTTTAACGTGCACCACCAGATTTGAACTCCAGAGCTTTCCCCCTTAGATATGAGTAGCCTATCACTGTTACCAGGCCAACAGCACAGAGAGCCTTTATTAGAGTTTATTGTATATTAATATGGTTTTGTTacacccctcttctctcccccacactttaaaaaaaaaagaaatctgaattTGATGGCTAACCCATTCCATCCCCGTTTTCTCCAACCTGGAGTAGCTCTGAATCTCTCGGCATTTTGCAAACTCTGATAATGGACTCAGCCCCGTGAAGCTGACCTGTGTTATttctcccccatctcctcccattttacacatgaggaaactgaggccacGGTGGTGAGGTGGCCTGTCCAGCTTCTCACacacagtcagtggcagagcccaggTCTTCTGATTCTCACGCCTCTGTGCTTTGACCACTGGACCACACTCCCTTTCCCAAGGCGGGAACAGAACCCACGAGTCCTAATTCTCAGAGGGTGGTTCTCAAAAGGACTCGTAAGTGAATCTAATTTCTACCTCTTTTAAGGAGCTTCCCACTGCAAGGGTGGGCCAGGGGTTAAGGTTCTCCTCTGCGACTTGGGAGACCTGCATGTGGtttcctgccctgccacagacGCCCTGTGGAGCTTTGAGCCAGTCACTTCAACTTTCTGTGCTGCAGTTCCGGGCCAGGAGCTTTCGGGGGCAGGGTCATGTTTCTGGTCTGGGGCTGTGGCTACTAGGCGCTACCACAACATGAAGAATAAGGATACTAGGGTTGAACAGCCTACAGATAAGGGCCCAAACTGCATTTCTCTTGTGCCATCCCAGTGACTTAAATGTGAATTTCACACTCTGGACCTTTGGCGGGGTCGGGCTCAGGAGATTTCCCCGCAGTTCTTTGCAGAAGCCAAAACTCCAGCATTGAGTTTCTGGATCTGAGGTTCCATGTCTGTGCCAGGAAACTTGTTCTAATGGCGCCTTGCCGCTTTGAGATGAGTCTGAAGCGCTGCCCTTGCTGAGTAGGTTATTTGTAAGTTGGTCCCCACTCTGGGTGCTCTCCTGGCAATTAAAATACCAGTCAAGGTATTAATTAAAACATAAATTACGCGAGACCAGTGCACGAAAAAGCTCTTCTTTCAGTGTCGTTTTAAAAAGGGACGGAGAGCTCAGAGGTCTGAAAGCTGATGCCAAAAGAGAAAATGCCCGAGAGAAATCGCCCAAATGAATGTAACATGTTAATACCAGTTATTGCTAGAAGTTAGTATTATCAGAACCCGATTCTCATTTTCCCTCCCTTTGAGTTCCCTGGGCCCTGCCAAAATAGTGTCAAGAGGCCTTAGTGGCAGGGAGAATCAGACACTGCTGTATTTTTCTTTACGATGACAGGTTATTTTAGCTGCTAAGAATGCGCTGTCAGTGATTACATGTACTACGGAGCACCCAGACTGCGCCAGGTGCTGCACTGACACATAGCAGGGGCTGGACCCTGCCCCCAAAGGGCTTAGTTGAAATGAGGAAGACAGATGGGCACAGAGGGATTTGATCTGGGTCCCACTGGGACCCAGTGAGAGACCCGGGGATAGAACCCAACTCTCCTAGGTCCCAACCCAGTGATGTAAAAATGCCTCTTGACAAGGGAGCGCTTTTCTACTGAGGCTAATGTCTAGGGGAAGAGGGGCGGAGGTGGACGCAGTGTGGGGGAAAGGTTTTTAACAAGGGCCTTTCGCTTTGTTCCCCAGGGCTGGATGAAGGATTGGTGGGATTGAGCCATTTTGTTTCCTATCTATAAaacaaaagctgctttctcctaACTAAGAAAAGGGGTCGGAGGAAAACAAACAGCCGGGAGTCGCTCTCTTTGTTGCTAGAAACGTTACATGTCGACTTGGATGGCTTCGATTTTTATCGGGAAACGTCCATTTCGCTTTCACAGAGCGGCAAAGTTAGACCCCTGCTGTTTGAGAACTCATGAGAGCATGAGTGAAGGCTGCTTAACTTCATATCTTTTGACACGAACATTGAAATggatgaaaataagaaaaaaaaaatgcttaaatataTAGAGATGTCAGAATTACACATAGAAACCGGCTTCTCAAGCAGCTGATGGCGCAGCTCGGGGAATTTGGAAACTGTGTTGGAAGACCTTGTTGGCGAGCGGTATTTCCTGCCTCTCCCTGCGATCTCCCAGCCagtgcaagagcagccttctctgcagctcctactGTTTGTAGTGGCCATCTCCACCTTGCTGGTCTCTCTCACTGGTCACGGATGGCTCAGGGGATTCTCTGTTGAGGCTGCTGGGCTCAGACAGACCTTGGGGCTCCCTCTGGCTCGGTGCTCTGTGTTTTTAGGGAGGGTGGAGTTAGTCTGACACCGAGTGGGGATCCCCTCCAGGAGTCTAATTCTCTCCCGTCCTTCCCCAACAGGGCGTCATTTTCTTCTGAGACGAGCCCAGCCAGCTGATCAAAATAGAGTCCCTCAAGGTGACAGTCGACTTCCTGAAGGTGCCCCTTGGCCTGAAGAAGCCCGCGCTGAAGGAGGCAGCGGCCGCCTTGGCTGCTATCCCTGTCGGGAGACCCAAGTCCGTCAACGTGGAGCGCTACAAGGCCCGGCGCTCCGACAACATGGACAACGAGTCGCAGTACTCGGGGTACTCGTACAAGTCGGGGCACTCGCGCAGCTCCCGCAAGCACAGGTGAGAGGGCGGGGTGGGGGCCTGCACCTGGGCctgtgcagtggggggagggatgaggGGCTGACCtggcttgtggggaggggagctaaGCTGGTTCAGGGGGGCGAACCGAGATCTGTCCTCAGgattggggagggggcggggggaacgaATCTGGATAGGGCGGGGGAGGTGCCTCACCCCACGTGCAACTTCAGGAGAACCCATGGCGGGGACTCCCCCCGACCCTGCATCCatcctggaggggggcaggggagaatgcCCTACTCCCTGTGAGCAAcctccccatgcacacacacctgCCCTTGGGGAGGAGGAAACAGCCCCCCCGACTCTATGGGAGAGGGGTGAAGCCCCCAGACTATATCTGCCCTTGGGGAGGTCGGGCTGTCAGGAAGGCCTTGTGACCTTGAAAGATCCGGGACCTGGCTCCCCCTACATCCGTCCTAGTGGGGAACCCCCTTCTACCCCCACTCCCCCATCTATCTTCAGGCTGGTGCATGGAGGAAAGGGAGACTCCCttgtgtggggtctgggaggatcCCCCCTACCCAGCATGCATCCTTGGGAGGAACGTACCCCATTCCCCCTCTCTGCCCACTCCCAGCCACGTGAGCCCATCAGCCCCTGCGCTTCCCCCTCTGACCCTCggcatctctccctctcttccagaGACCGGCGGGACCGGCACCGCTCCAAAAGCCGGGACGGGAGCCGGGGAGACAAGTCAGTGACCATCCAGGCCCCTGGGGAGCCCCTGCTGGATAACGAGTCGACCAGAGGAGATGAGAGGGTGAGTGGGGAGcgccaggctgagggtggggctAGCAGGTTGCTCTCGGCTGGTGGGGAAAGGGATGTATTGGGCATCAAGAGGTGGAGGCAGGGTCTGTGTTTTGTTCCTCCCTCGTCTCTGGGGGAGGAGCCTTGGGGACTGTATGCCCACCGCCTCCCCGTCGCCAAAGAAACCAAGGCAGGGGCTTTGAAGCCACATTGCCTCCTTCACGTTGTGGGAaaatggcgggggggagggaggggagggacctCTTCCAGAGTGGCTCAGTGAGGCTCCCCTGGCCCAGACAGTGGCCTGAGCGACTGGGCTCACCTCACCCTCTAAAACACTCCGGCCCTGATTCTCAGTTTCTCCAGACGCAGGGTGGTGGTGAATGGAAGCAGAATGGCTTcaaaccctccccccccagcccccatcttTACGCTCCCCATATTGTGGGGCTGCACTCAGGGCCCCTGGgatgagttagagcagcctcaaggctgctCTGGATTCACACTTCGGGCCCTGGGGCAGCAAAGAATACCCAGAGTGCAGCATGCCCCAGCCACGTTCCCGAACCACTCTCTAtgcaaggggctgggagccagggccctTATCCCAGCTCCACACCAGCCAGGGAGCCCCCTTGCACATGGGGAGGGAGGATCTTGAGGAGCTGTTTCCACCCACTTTAGGACCCCTTCAGCCAGTTAGAAGGGCCTGAGTGTGCCTGAGAACCAGgctctttacccagagactctgAATTAGGGGTTAGGTGAGACACCCCCAGTTTCTAGAGCGTTGGCCTTGGTCCTCTCCTCTCTGCAGGGTGAGGACTGTGGCAGCTGACGGTGGAAGTGGCAGGGCACGGGGGTGGGAAAGCAACATTGGAAGTTACCGCCCTGACCAACCCCGGTTTGCAATTCTCCGGCTGTGCTATGCAGCagctcagaggagaggaagtccCGCGATTGCTGTAGATTTGTCCTCTGCTTTAATCCTCCCTCTGCCAAGCTAGACGGACTGAGCTCTTTTAATCTGTCCTTGTTAGAAAGTCCGTCCCGCACACCCCCTTTGTTTGTCGTTGCGCTTTTGCCTGTTTTCAAATTGGTCGACGCTTGTGCGGCGGAACAGAGCCCAGAACTCAGTATTCCCTGGGGGGGACTCTCCTTACTCCTCATAGCAGGGGGTGGGGTTTTTGGGTATGTTGTGTCGTTTGGGCCGGGGGCTGAGCTGCAATGGAAAGAGCTACCCTCATACCAGACTCCGGGCTCATGTGCACTAGAAAGGGTTTGGCAGTATACTTTATACCCAGAGGAAATAAACCAGACCAGGATAAGGCCTTTTATGCTCATATAACTGCATGTCCAGTTGTGCTTATTCTGTCTTAGTTTtgatagttaaaaaaaatcacagtgaagCAACACTGCTGTGCTGGTATGTGCTTTAAGGAGGATTGGGTGACTGTAGATGCTGAGATTCCAAATGTTAAAGCTTTATcgccattaaaacacaaattgtcaacatcacctGTTAAAATACAAACAGTAAATATCCTTCAATCAAACGCTACTGTGTTCACAAGCCCCATTTTTTTACTCTGTCCATCTGTCAATTTCAACGATtctcgatggaaatatttttcctcgGTTTGTGTGtctggtgaaattgacatttacctgTCTCAGCCTAGTTTTAAGGGTAGACGAGGCCTTACTGTGTCCCCAGGAGGGAGTGACACTGACAGAATTATATCAGGATAGCTCGTAAACCTTTCTTTAAGGGTGTCTCTGAACTACAGACATCTGCCAGCACAGCTCCATCGATGATCCCTGACCCGCAGAGCCAGGCTGGCAGAAGTCCCTAGTGAACACAGAGTTCTGCTGGCACATTTGTTCCTGGGATAGCTCATTATGCTCGTGGGTTGAGGGGGGCAAGGGCGTGATAAGCTATTCCAGCAAAAGTGCAGCTTTTCAGGTAGAAGCTGTGTTCACATTCGGAGCGCTTTGCTGGTATTGTGCAGTGGGATTCCTATCCTGGTCAAGCGCTCTGTAATAGGGTGGCTTGCCCTTAGGGGAGGTGTTAGCCACGTAAAAGTCCATGTGCAGTTCTTAAGGGGCCCACAAGGGGGTGCCAATAGGGCCTGGGTGCCCCTGCCCATGACGGGGTGCCCAGTAAATGGTGACCCTGCTGCACGCTGCTAGTGTAAGGCCTTTGGGACAAGGCCCATCTTTTTCTCCTGTGTCCATACAGCGCCCCTCTGGTATGTGATTGACACTCCTAGCCACTATGTAAGAAACCTAAGAAACCACTGAATGATAATGGACAAGGCCAAGCATTGCAGGCGTGCATTGCCCTGGTGTAACTACAGCCACCCTCTGAGGGTTGCACTGCTTTCAAGGTCCCCGTATGTAACCTTGTGCGTGCGTAGTAGGGACATCAGCGGGCTTCTGCTCTCGGCAGCCTGCCGGGGCTCTCTGGATCCCCTCTCCCATCTCAGGAAGCATCCCAGGGGAGTGGTTGCTCTATGGAGACGACATCACGGGGTTGAGGGGTTCAGGGAGGAATTTGTGCTGGCTAATGCCCTACAGCTTCCCTCCACGCTCAGCGTCCGGCAAGGGGCGCTGGCTCGGGGACAGCCAGCTCAGCTGACGGAGGCCTGGTTTTACGATGGGGAACCAGACACAAGTCAGGGAAGCCGACGAGGCTGTTGCCTGCCAGGTGTTTGGCCATTACTGTACAGCAGGGGCAGTCCCTTTTTTTgatcaaggtccaaatttcttggtcaaggtccagactccagagaaaataacgATAATAAGAAGTAAATATAAAGCTTTTGGGGTCCGTTCAAAAGCATCTCCCAATCTAGATTTGGCCTACGCGCCATCTGCTGCAAAGTAATACCCAAAGGGGTAAGGACTTTGCTCAGGCTAGTAATTAATGAGCAAATATATCCGAACTTCGAGGAGGAAGGCTGGGTTTCAAGTCTTCTTTAAAGGGCTTGTGGTGAATCTCAGGTCTCCGAGCAAGGGTGCTCCCATTGTACTACCAGGAACCTGCACCCAAAATAAACATACTGAGCCAGCAAAGGTTGCCAGTGAACCTTGCCCGTGGTACCAGCCCATGGAAGAGGAGGTGCTGTGGGTGTCAGGAGCTTATGGTGGTGGGGGGATGTGATTTCACTGGTTGTCAGTGAGGGCATTTTGAGATCGGACTTGAAAATTTAACCCATCAGgctcagagggctgggtgtgggtgctGAATTCCAGGCCCTCTCCTCTTGTGCTTAAAGGGGCACTGTGGCCTCGCATAGCGGAGAAGGGGTGAGTGTCGGACTGGCACGTGAACGTAGTTGCTTCTCCCCTTGTTACGAAGGGGATTTGTGTGGAAACCTTTTAACGTTCCCATTTCAGAGTTTATCTGCTGCTGCCAGTAGGGCGTCACTTGCAGGGGAAGGCAGCATGTCCCCTGGACTGGGAACGGGACAGGGAaacaggatacctgggttctagGCCTGGCGGTGTGAACCGGGGCAAGGCCGTGCCTCAGtgttcccctctgtaaaatggaaacaatGATCTTGTCCTCCTTcacaaagggctttgagatctgtggctgGAAACCAAGGAACTGGACTGATTCTTAGTTCTTTTGATCTGGCATGGCTGGAAGGCCATGGGGATCTGATACTGTGGGGCTTGGATGGTCTAATCCTGTGGGGCTGAGGGTAGTTCTGAtcccatggggcaggggtggggggagagtctGATcgtgggcaggggggctggcagAGTCTGTTCCCACAGGCCAGCCCCCATGCATAACCCTTTCCTCCCCGCCCCTCTAGGACGACAACTGGGGTGAGACCACCACGGTGGTGACGGGCACCTCTGAGCACAGCATCTCGCACGATGACCTCACACGCATCACCAAGGACATGGAGGACAGCGCCCGCCTGGACTGCTCCCGCCATGTGGGCGTCTCGCTGGGCGGGGCCCTGGCGCTGCTCTCCTTCCTCACCCCGCTCgccttcctgctgctgccccagctgctgtggCGGGAGGAGCTGGAGCCCTGCGGCACGCCCTGCGAGGGGCTCTTCATCTCCGTGGCcttcaaactcctcatcctcctgctgggcagctgggCCCTCTTCTTCCGCCGCCCCAAGGCCTTCTTCCCCCGCGTCTTCGTCTTCCGGGCCCTGCTCATGGTGCTCGTCTTCCTCCTCGTCGTCTCCTACTGGCTCTTCTATGGCGTGCGCATCCTGGACTCGCGCGACCGCAACTACCAGGGTGTGGTGCAGTACGCTGTCTCCCTGGTGGACGCGCTGCTCTTTGTCCACTACCTGGCCGTGGTGCTGCTGGAGCTgcgccagctccagccccagttcACGCTCAAGGTGGTGCGCTCCACCGACGGGGCCAGCCGCTTCTACAACGTGGGCCACCTCAGGTGAGGGGCGGCGCGGCTGGGGGCGGGAGGGCAGTGATGCCTGTGCTGGGGGAGCGTGTGTGTGAGTGCCCCCTcttgggggagaaggggtgtgtgtgtgtgtgtgtgtgtgtgtgtgtgtgtgtgtgtgtgtgtgtgtgtgtgtgtaactgccccctgctgggggagaaggggagtgagagagagagagtgtgtgtgtgtgtgtgtgtgagagagagagagagagagagagagaaactgccccctgctgggggggaaggggagagtgtgtgtgtgtgtgtgtgcgtgtgcgcgtgcACAATTTACCCCAGGGATGGGAAAATTGTAGGTGAATGTGTTTTGTGTGTCCCACCACCGATGCTGGGTGGTGTATGTGTGACTGTCCCATGCTTGCggggaaaggggtgtgtgtgtgtgtgtataaaatgttGCTCTGTGCTAGAGGGAACtacacctgtgtgtgtgtttgcgcacactgctgcctgctgcaatctcagggaggggagtggtggcagtgtgtgtgtttgtaggcCTGTGCATGCATTTTGTATCCACACCTGCTTGGAGGAAGTGCGTGTGTCCGCCCATGAACATTCATGCGCTACTGTCCCCTGCTGCATAGATCTGCACCTGCGGCAACAGTGGAattaggtccaataaaagatattagtcacctaccttgtctctacaGTAACAGTCGCATCCATGCCATGTC
The genomic region above belongs to Gopherus evgoodei ecotype Sinaloan lineage chromosome 24, rGopEvg1_v1.p, whole genome shotgun sequence and contains:
- the VANGL2 gene encoding vang-like protein 2 gives rise to the protein MDNESQYSGYSYKSGHSRSSRKHRDRRDRHRSKSRDGSRGDKSVTIQAPGEPLLDNESTRGDERDDNWGETTTVVTGTSEHSISHDDLTRITKDMEDSARLDCSRHVGVSLGGALALLSFLTPLAFLLLPQLLWREELEPCGTPCEGLFISVAFKLLILLLGSWALFFRRPKAFFPRVFVFRALLMVLVFLLVVSYWLFYGVRILDSRDRNYQGVVQYAVSLVDALLFVHYLAVVLLELRQLQPQFTLKVVRSTDGASRFYNVGHLSIQRVAVWILENYYHDFPVYNPALLNLPKSVLSKKMSGFKVYSLGEENTTNNSTGQSRAVIAAAARRRDNSHNEYYYEEAEHERRVRKRRARLVVAVEEAFTHIKRLQEEDQKNPREIMDPREAAQAIFASMARAMQKYLRTTKQQPYHTMESILQHLEFCITHDMTPKAFLERYLSAGPTIQYHKDRWLAKQWTLVSEEPVTSGLKDGVVFVLKRQDFSLVVSTKKIPFFKLSEEFVDPKSHKFVMRLQSETSV